A portion of the Thermosipho africanus Ob7 genome contains these proteins:
- a CDS encoding elongator complex protein 3 — protein MILSIFLPNFGCKSRCIFCNQYTMTGEKMPTKKELINTLSFFLDKSPEEIAFYGGTFTAIPLEKQKELIALVRKFYPDTPIRISTRPDELDYENLKFLKQNNVKTVEIGIQSMFDNVLSAANRGHSRKDNLNAVNLLKKFGFEISAHLMIGLLNDTIKKDLLSIQELLNLGVKMFRIHPTIIFKNTELEKLYLEGKYNPLTLDEAVNIASEMLLLIYQYEAKVIRLGYFVPENQKNQIVAGPYHPSFGDMTKSKAMNKIITRLNIKKVKYPKKFESWFNSYDNKQLEIEKYLSESNEIFFDNLSLKEASKRSFRRELLD, from the coding sequence ATGATACTTTCAATTTTTTTACCAAACTTTGGTTGTAAAAGCAGATGCATTTTTTGTAATCAATATACTATGACGGGTGAAAAAATGCCAACAAAAAAAGAGTTAATTAATACTCTTTCTTTTTTTCTTGACAAATCACCTGAAGAAATTGCTTTTTATGGAGGGACTTTCACCGCAATCCCCCTTGAAAAGCAAAAAGAATTAATTGCTCTAGTGAGAAAATTTTATCCTGATACTCCAATACGAATTTCTACAAGACCTGATGAGCTAGATTATGAAAACTTAAAGTTTTTAAAGCAAAATAATGTTAAAACTGTTGAAATTGGTATACAAAGCATGTTTGACAATGTGCTCTCTGCAGCAAATAGAGGGCATAGTAGAAAAGATAACTTGAACGCCGTAAATTTGCTAAAAAAATTTGGTTTTGAAATTTCTGCACACTTAATGATAGGACTTTTGAATGACACCATAAAAAAAGATCTACTATCAATACAAGAACTTTTAAATCTTGGAGTAAAAATGTTCAGAATTCATCCTACAATTATATTCAAAAATACAGAACTTGAAAAACTATATTTAGAAGGAAAATACAATCCATTAACACTAGATGAAGCGGTAAACATTGCATCAGAAATGTTATTGTTAATTTATCAATATGAGGCTAAAGTAATTAGACTTGGATATTTTGTACCAGAAAACCAAAAAAATCAAATAGTAGCAGGACCATATCATCCATCTTTTGGAGATATGACAAAATCAAAAGCAATGAATAAAATTATTACAAGATTAAATATTAAAAAAGTCAAATACCCTAAAAAATTTGAAAGTTGGTTTAATTCATACGACAATAAACAATTAGAAATTGAAAAATATTTATCTGAATCTAACGAAATTTTTTTTGATAATCTCTCTTTAAAAGAAGCTTCTAAACGTAGCTTTAGAAGGGAGTTATTGGATTGA
- a CDS encoding initiation factor 2B, which translates to MIENFKKLTIQGSHEIAEWILENIKNIEDKESILKEMIKLKPEMQVIKWIYKMIKENKDINNIKEILDTTFENTIKNAKKFLNFDAKVMTISNSRTLEYFFKTHNKKLEIYIPESNPGGEGKILYKNLLNYKKNVYLINDFEVHRYIENCDYVIIGADSVGENGVINKVGSKLLAILSKNFDKPFFVIADQTKFTEVVTEKDRMFEIVPNNLITAIISG; encoded by the coding sequence TTGATTGAAAATTTCAAAAAATTAACAATTCAAGGTTCACACGAAATTGCAGAATGGATACTTGAAAATATTAAAAATATAGAAGATAAAGAATCTATATTAAAGGAAATGATAAAATTAAAACCTGAAATGCAGGTTATTAAATGGATATACAAGATGATTAAAGAAAATAAAGATATAAATAATATAAAAGAAATACTTGATACAACTTTTGAAAATACTATTAAAAATGCCAAAAAATTTTTAAATTTTGACGCAAAAGTAATGACGATAAGTAATAGCAGAACTTTAGAATACTTTTTCAAAACTCACAACAAAAAATTAGAAATCTATATCCCTGAATCAAATCCAGGTGGAGAAGGAAAAATATTATACAAGAATCTATTAAACTACAAGAAAAATGTGTATCTTATTAACGATTTTGAAGTTCACAGATATATAGAAAATTGCGATTATGTAATTATTGGTGCAGACAGTGTAGGAGAAAATGGTGTCATAAATAAAGTGGGATCAAAACTTTTAGCTATACTTTCAAAAAATTTTGATAAACCTTTTTTTGTAATTGCTGATCAAACAAAATTTACCGAAGTTGTCACAGAAAAAGATAGAATGTTTGAAATTGTTCCAAATAATTTAATAACTGCGATTATAAGTGGGTGA